Proteins encoded within one genomic window of Planktothrix serta PCC 8927:
- a CDS encoding Uma2 family endonuclease, which yields ERWEALTPEQQDKFVPLCPDFVVELMSPSDRLEKTRQKMQEYQENGAKLGWLINRKQQQIEIYRWHQAVEILEHPNQISGEEVLPGFVLDLTSIW from the coding sequence GAACGTTGGGAGGCGTTAACACCTGAACAACAGGATAAATTTGTACCGTTGTGCCCTGATTTTGTGGTGGAGTTAATGTCTCCGAGTGATCGTTTAGAAAAAACTCGTCAAAAAATGCAAGAATATCAAGAGAATGGGGCAAAATTAGGCTGGTTAATTAATCGTAAACAGCAACAAATTGAAATTTATCGTTGGCATCAAGCGGTAGAAATTTTAGAACATCCTAACCAAATTTCAGGCGAGGAAGTTTTACCCGGTTTTGTATTAGATTTAACCTCGATTTGGTAA